The genomic region TCCAACCGCTTCCTGCTGGGGCGTCTGCCGAACCTGCTGAAGCTGGCGCGCACGCCGGCGACGACGTGGGCCGGTCAACTCAAGGGGTTGTGGATCCTGGGACCGAAGAGTGTGGTGGAGTACGGTGAGGAGAAGGCCCAACACTTCGCGCCGTATTACACGCAGCAGCTGGTGGCGGCGCTGTCCAAGGACGTGGCGGATGCGCCGTGGGAGCTGGCCTTTCAAGGGTGGGAGGATGGGCATACAGAGCTGGTGTCCACGGTGATCTGGATGACGGTGGTGGGGCATGGGGTGGGCACTTCCCTGGAGGTGGGGGCGATGCGGGAGCAGGCGAGGCATCCGCTGCTGCTGGAGGCGGCGGGGTTTTCCGAGGAATCCGCGCTGCGCATTTCCGATGCCGCCCGAAGGGACGAATGGGGAGAAGTGGATACGATGATGCGCGAGGAGCATGCGGCGGGGCGCATTGAGCTCGATGGGGCGAACCTGATACGCCAACGTGATGCGGCGGCGCTGCTGCTGCGGGAGGAGGCGCAGCGGCGCGGGGTGGCCGTGTCCGAGCTGGAGAAGATTGGAGCGCTGCCTGTGCTGAGCCGCGCGGGGGATGGAAGTTATCAACTGACGTTCGACGATGGGAGCAGGGGACGTTATCGTACGGCGCAAGAGGCCGTGACGGCGATGCGGGATTGGACGGGGCACCGGGGGGATGCGCATGACGGAGCAGATGCGCGAGGTGTTTGCGAAGATACAGGAGGACATGGAGGCGGGCCGGGAGGTGGCGCTGCAGTTTTCCCCGGAGCAGATGATGGCGCAGCGGGCGGTGAAGACGGGGCTGGCGACGAGGAAGCAGGTGCAGCAGCGCGGGCAGGCGGGTGATACGCTGGTGACGGATGCGGACTTTGGTGCCACGTCTTTGGATACGGTATCCGATAGTATATCCGGAACGAACGCAGCACAGGAACGTGTTGTTGAGGATGGGGAGTATGATACGACGCTGCATATGGCGGAGGTGACAGCTCCGGAAGCGGCAGATGCTGAGGTAGCTGGACAGATATTGGGCATGTCCAGAACGGCATTCAAGGAGGGGGTGGCGAGGACGACGATACGGCTTTATGAGGGTGCCACTCCCCTCACCCTCATTGAGGAGAAGCTGGAAGGTGATGCCAGTGTGATGATGCGGGAGCCGCGCAAGCGGACGTGGCTGCTGGATACATTGCGTGATGTGGAGCGCAGGACGGGCATGAAGCTCTTCCGCACGGCTGAGGATGCGCAGATCACCGATGGGGATATCAAAGAGGCGTGGTCGCACCTGGGGCAATACTACTTTGTAGGCAGGGCGAAGCATGGTGATGCGGCGACGCTGGCACGCTGGAAAGAGAAGGGGTTCCGGGAGATGTTTGCGGACATCATGGGCTCGAAGGCTGGGCCGACGATGCAGGCGTATGAGACGTTCTTCCGCAGTGTGTGGCGGCGCGGTGCGGAGTTGGAGGAGATGCGGCGTGCGGGGACGCTGGATGGGGATTTGGAGGGTACGCTGAAGAGGGCGCTGGGGATGGACGGGGGGCAGGTTTCGGCGATGAATACCACGGATGAGAACGATGCCAGCGATTCACTGAGCCAATTTCCAATGGAAGCTCCAATGACCGATATAATGAATGGTGCTATCCAAGGACGAGAAGTATTCCACGTTGAGGAAGAAGCCGCTGATCTTGGCGCTGAGTTCAGTGACAACTGGGGCGAGATTTCCTTCTCGCTGGGGCCGCAGGAGTTGGGAGCTCCAAGCCCCATGCGAGATGCCTCTGGAAAAATCAATGTGGAGGGCTGGAGGAGCACCAAGCTCAAGGGCGCACTCGCAGCCCATGACAGTCGATTCAAGGATCTCATTGACGATCGGGAGCACGCAGACGCGATCTACCGACAGATTCCCGAAACCAAAGGCGGGAAGGTTTTGGGCACGGATCTTTCTCGCATGATTGACGAGAACTATCGGACCAGTCGCGAGTGGCGTATCGACTACGGGAGAGCCACGGTCCACGCCGCGGCGATCGATGCGGCAGACCGGCTGTTTCGTGAGCTGGCATCACCCAATGGCAGGACAAAGATACTGTTTACCGCAGGAGGAGTTGGAGCAGGCAAAAGTACTGTGGTTGATGATGCCATGATCGCGGACTACGACCTGGTCTTTGATGGTACTCTCAGGAACACGGCAGAAGCTATCCAGAGCATTGAATATGCAATAGACCATGGCTGGACTGTAGATATTCAGTATGTTCAGCGACCTATTGGCCTTGCACTGAAAGGTGTCGTTAATCGTGCGGACGAACTGGGACGGTGGGGGCCGATTACCGATGTTCCCCAAGCACATCTCGACGCGCAGAAGAGCATAGTCACCATCGCAAAACACTTCGCTAATGAACCGCGCGTGACAATCGAATACTGGTATAACGATGACGAAATTAAGGGTGTAATGCCAAAGGTCATCAATTTGGGTCGAATTCAAGGCGGTGGGGATCTCTCGCTCACTGCCGGTGACTTCATTGGCAGCAGCCGAAAGGCCGTCGTTGAGACTTTTCGTGAGGCAGTGCGGAACCGTGGGAAAGCAGGGGAACCAGGCGACTTTTCCGAGGGTAGTGCAGTACGGTTCGATCCTGTGGTGCTCGAACGTTTGGCACGGCCTGACCTGGAACTACAAGCGATTTTCTGGCAGGAAGTGTTGAGCGGGAACAACCAAGAACTCAAGGGGTTGAATCAGCAACAACGTAATAACTGGGCTATCCAAGAAGCGAAGCAAATCCTGCGGTTGCCGGACGGGACGCCCGGAAAAGCAGTGATGTCTCGATTGGACAACGACACAAGAAAGCGCTGGAAGCAGTGGTTGCAAGAGCCACAATCCAGAGATCAGACCGGAAAATCACCCTAGTATCAAGGGTCAATGCTCCGAGGCCACGCTCGTAGTACGTTACTCGCTAGCTGTCCCACTAAGCATCGAAATTTGACTATGCTGGAGGACACTGGTATATATGGTAACATGGCTATGACCTACGAGGAAAGTGATGCACGGCGCATCAGAACAGCTTCAGCGATTATGAAGGTCTCGCTGGAGGAAGCGGAACGTCGCTTGGATGAGGTGCACGGCCCGGGTTGGAGACTGACATACCGCCGTCAACACGGACTTCTGCCGAGCGAGTCCGAACTCGCCGCTCGGCGGGCCGCGGCGTCTGACGTTTCTCCTAAGTGGCAGGAAGACTACAGCCGCCTACACATCGACGAACTCATAAAGCGATGGTTGTATGATTTCGATATCGGAGGAGAAGAGCCCGAGGAGCCACCCCCCTATGTTCCCAATGATCCACCTGACGCCGTGGACAAGGATCTGGCCATGGTGGAAGAGCAGGAGTCAAAACGACAAGCTGAAACTGCGAAACCAACGCCATCGGAGATTGGTGATAGCAGTGACGACTGATGTTTCATGCAAGAGCAAGGTCCAACGTCAGGCTCGTGTAGGTGGAGCGTAAGCTGAGCGGGTATTCGAAGGCCCTTCGGGCTATCCAGAGCACTGTGTTGTGCTCCACGTGCAGGGCTGACGCTGCATATGGCGGAGGCGATGGCGCCTGAGCCAGAGGATGCGGAGGGGGTGGCGAGAACGACCATCCGGCTTTACCAGGGTGCGACTCCCCTCACCCTCATTGAGGAGAAACTGGAAGGTGATGCCAGTGTGATGATGCGGGACCCGCGCAAGCGGACATGGCTGCTAGAGACGCTGCGCGATGTGGAGCGCAGGACGGGCATGAAGCTCTTCCGCACGGCTGAGGATGCGCAGATCACGGATGGGGATATCAAGGAGGCGTGGTCGCACCTGGGGCAATACTACTTTGTAGGCAGGGCGAAGCATGGTGATGCAGCGACGCTGGCACGCTGGAAAGAGAAGGGGTTCCGGGAGATGTTTGCGGACATCATGGGCTCGAAGGCTGGGCCGACGATGCAGGCGTATGAGACGTTCTTCCGCAGTGTGTGGCGGCGCGGTGCGGAGTTGGAGGAGATGCGGCGTGCGGGGACGCTGGATGGGGACTTGGAGGGAGCGCTGAGGAGGTCTCTGGGGATGGGTGATGAGTTGAGCAGTGCACCTTCCCCCAGCTCAAATTCGATGGCCGGTGAAGGAAACGTCGATGCAGAGGGCAGAACACTCGGAGAAAATAACGGTGAGACGTCCTTTGCCGAGCTACCGAAGCAACGGCAGGATAAGCCGGGGTCGTGGGAGGAGGTGAAGCGAGGGCACACGTGGAACTCGGCGAAGAAGTTCCTACCCAAGCTCAAGGATAACAGAAAGTCATTTGCACTGAAACGAGGTACCTGGGAGGTCTTGGTACAAAGGTTGGCAAAGTGGCTCGGACAAATGCAGAAAGTCTCCGATCCATGGGGTGCCAAGGTCCTCCTGGCAAATCCACAGTCGAAAGGAAGGTTTGCAGATCCGATGGAAAATCGAGCGGCGCACCTGATTGGGGAGAATGATGCTGCCAAGACTGAAAACAGAACGCTTGATCCCGAGAAGTTGGACTGGATTGGATCCGTGATGCAGACCATTGCGGACGCGCAAGTGCGTGTGACCAATGGCAAGGAGACCTTTTACTTCCGCAGCTACGCAGAAGGTGTCCACATGGTCATTGTGGAAGATGGGGCGGTGAAGGACCAGTATGGGGTGGTAACGCAATACGCCCCCGAACTCAGCAAAACTGAATTCGAGGGCGCATTGGTCGAACATGTTCGACGTAACCCCGGCCTTGCCCCTCAAGGGGGTCCCGGTGCTGCCGGGATTCCGACGCAGCCCCAGTCTCAAACGGCACAGACACCTCAACCAGGAGCGCAACAAGATACTACTACAAGTGAAGCGGGAAGTCAATCGATGTCATTGCTCCCAGATGTGCCCAATCCATCTATGGAGCAGCATCTCAACGCGACCTCTACCGGCCTCACTTCGTCAGAAGAACTGCACAATCGGATAGGAAAGCTGAGGTCGGTCAGAAGAGACCGAATTTTGGGAGAGATGGATGCCGCCCCCTTTCGAGGCACTGGCAACTACGGGGGAATTCTTCTGACGGAAGGCATGTTGAAGGCAATCGAAACGAGAATTGCAGAGCTCACGCCCCACGGAGAAGCGAAGTGGACCCTGGTGCGAAATTCAGACACCTATCTAAAGGACTTCACAGCTCGAGCGGGTTTCAACCCGACAACCTGCCAGATGCACCTGCGTTCTGACGCGACCTACTTTGACTACTTTCATGAGTTGTGCCATGCTACGATGCGAGCCCAATTGGGCTCCGTGGAGGAGTACTACAAAATACGGGAATATGACCGTGAAATGTATGTGTTCGATCAGATTGCAAAAAACGAGCATCGCTTTACCGAGGAGGAAATTGATCGCGCCATTGAAGATGCTCTACACTACTACAACAAATGCGGTCCAAGAACCCATCAATATAAAATAGGGAAATGATCGATCCTATCAAAGCACTTCAGCTTGCGCTGACGAAATCAGAGATTGATGCCTCTGACGCAACCGAAATTGTCATCTACAAGGACAAAGTAAAAAATCTTTGGGAATGCTCCATTTCGACGAAGGAGTCCAAGCAGATGGAACCCGGGCACATCCGCGTGCAAGTGGATGAACATGGTGCGCGAATTGTTGAGATGCGCTAGTTACACCTTCAAAGGAACTCTGCGAGAGTTCTACTGCCCACAGCTCATCGGTGCAATCACAACGGACAAGTTGAATGTGGTTCCACTTTTTTTGGACACGGACAATACAATATCGAATCAGACAATGGACAATCCCATTCACATACTCGAGCTCGCACTAACGGAATCAGGCGTGAAAGCTGCTGACGCGATTCACATCTCCCTCTTGAAAAACGAGGACAAAAACTTTTGGGACTGCGCGATCACCACCGAAGAAACACAAAAGATGGAACCTGGGTTCATCCGTGTGCAGGTGGATGGAGACGGGCACGTGCTGTTGAAATGACCTAACCGGCAATGTTCAGCGCCTCTTTAGTCGCGTCGAACGTCAGCCCGTGCAGGTGGAGCGTGAGCTGAATGGGTATTCGAAGGCCCTGCGGGCTACCCAAGGAATGATGCTCTGATACACCTGCTGGCCTGACGCTGCACATGGCGCAGGCGATGGCGCCGGAGGCGCCTGACGCGGAGGTGGCGGGACAGATATTGGGCATATCCAGAACGGCATTCAAGGAGGGGGTGGCGAGAACGACCATCCGGCTTTACCAGGGTGCCACGCCCCTCACCCTCATCGAGGAGAAGCTGGAGGGTGATGCCAGTGTGATGATGCGGGATCCGCGCAAGCGGACGTGGCTGCTGGACACATTGCGTGATGTGGAGCGCAGGACGGGCATGAAGCTCTTCCGCACGGCTGAGGATGCGCAGATCACGGATGGGGATATCAAGGAGGCGTGGTCGCACCTGGGGCAATACTACTTTGTAGGCAGGGCGAAGCATGGTGATGCGGCGACGCTGGCACGCTGGAAAGAGAAGGGGTTCCGGGAGATGTTTGCGGACATCATGGGCTCGAAGGCTGGGCCGACGATGCAGGCGTATGAGACGTTCTTCCGCAGTGTGTGGCGGCGTGGTGCGGAGTTGGAGGAGATGCGGCGTGCGGGGACGCTGGATGCTGATTTGGAGGGGGCGTTGAGGAGGTCGCTGGGGATGGGTGATGGGGAGATGACCGCTCTCAATTCATCCGACATGCGCCCAGATGCCCACGAAGCAATCGCTCTCAAGCCTGGAGAAAAGTTGTGGGAGGAAGATGGCGTCTCCTTTGCGGTAGCGCCTGTGCCTTTTGCAGACAACGTGGACGCGGCGGTCAAAGGACGGCTTCCGGCCAATGCGATTTTGGATATGGGACGCCCAGGTGAGGTACTGCGGAAGGCTGGGGTGCCGGACCTGCCGATGTGGATCCGCTTGAGCAAGGTTCGCAAAAAGCGCGGCAAACACTCGGAACTCACAGAGGAAGTGATGAAGAAGTTCCCCGAGGCGATGGACTATCCGATGCTTGTCTATGTGAGTCCTTGGGACCGCAAGGCGCACTCCATCGTGACAAGCCTTGCGACATCACAAGGTCCACTGACGGCGTATTTCACGGTGCACGGGCGTGAGGGACAGCAGGTGCTGGAGGCCAAGACGTTATTTGGAAAGGAACCAGGCGAACTGCTGGCGGAGATCCGTGAAGCCGAAAGGCTAGGTCGTGTCTGAAAACCTGTATTCAAGACCTTAGCCAGTCAATGACTGCGGCGAAGTGAATAAGAGAGAGGAAGTTCTGGGCGAGTTTGTCGCGTCTGGTGGCTGTACAGCCCCAGCGTTTCAAGCGGCAGAAGAAGTTCTCCACCCGGTATCGAGTGCGGTACAGCTTCTTGGGGATGCGCAGTTGATGTTTGCGGTTCTTCTTGGTGGGAAAGCACGGTTGATGACCAAGGGCTCGCAGCGTGTCGCGAAGTTTGTCATCATCAAACCCCTTGTCCCCACGATGTGCAGATTACATCCCTCTCTGATCAGATTGACCACATGACGCCCTTCGTAAGCCTGTCCTTCAATGAGTGCTGTGTTGACCAATCGACCTCGGACATCGGTAAGGGCCATGAGCTTGGTGTTGCGTCCTCCGCGCGTCTTTCCCATGGCTTGGGCGGCAGCCCCACCGGCAGGGTTGGCGGCGCATTGATGCACCAGGATGTGTGTTCCATCCACCAAGCGCACCCGACCACGAACTCGGCGCGCAAAGACCTCCATGATTTTGGACCAAAGACCTTCCTTGGCCCAACGGCTGTGCCAGCCGTGGATGGTGGAGTACGGCCCGAAACGCTCTGGCAGGTCACGCCAAGGCCCTGCATTGCGCAGGCGGTAGAACAGCGCGTCCAATAACAGACCCAAGTCGGTGCGAGGCCGTCCGCCTTGATTCACCTGGGCACCACCATTTTTGTGAGCCGCTTCTTCAGCGGCTCCCACCAGAGAAATCGAACTTTCATGACAGTTTCACGCTGTCATGAAATAGCCTCGCAGTACAACTATTTAAGACCTGTTCGAGGTTTTCAGACACGACCTAGGCTTTCAAAAGAAGCCCCTGCCCAGTCGGGAGCGTGAGTATTTCAGCCTTCACACTTTTCGCAAACTGATCCAAAGCTGTTTTTTGCACATGAGCCTCCCTCCAACCATAGTCATCCAGCAATACAACACCTCCTACCACGAGCTTTGGCCAAAAGAACTCTATGGCTGCGACCTCAGCGGTAGAGTTATTCAGATCTATAGAGAGGTATGACACATCTCCTATATTCTCAAAAGAGAGGCTCTCGGGAATCATTCCGCGGACAAGCTTTGCCCCGGTAAAGGCAGCAAAGTTGCCTTTTACCATGTCATAGCACTCTTCGTAGATTGTGTTACCCGTGCTATGCTCAAGCTGCTCCTCCGGAATTCCACAGTAAGTATCAAACAAAAAGAACTGTTTCCCTGACCGGTTGAAGTCGACATACTGGCAGATTGCCAAGGAAAGCACCCCGGTGTTGACGCCACACTCCACAAAATCACCTTTGAGGCGAAGAGCATGAGTGGCAGCCCAAACCGCTACATGCACTCTCCATTCAATATGAATGTCACGATTGAGTTCGCCCCCGATCTTCTGACCTGACTTTATACCTCTCTGGTAAGCCTGCTGAAATCTTGGTTCTTTCAAAAACTCAAGATTCTTTGCCCACACACACAAGGCGTCAGCATTGTAGTCGAGCTCTTTGGGCACATTAAGAGCCCAGTACTCTTGGAGTTGCCGTTTTTGTTCGGCAATCTTTAGCTTTTGAACGTCCCGCACCTGCTTGAGAACGGCAATTTCCTTCTTAAGCTGAGCAATACGTTCCTTTTCGAGGTTGGGTTTTTTTCCAAAAATGGCCATTGTCGCATGTAGCACAAACACCAACAAAGTCACAAAGATTACTACTGCGCCAGTTCCCACACTTCCCACCCGGAATTCTCACCGAGAGAGCGATACTTGCCTGTGAGCATGCGCCTGAAGCGGTCGCAAACTTTTTGCCAATATCTCTCGGCCTTGTGCGCATCGGCGACCAAGCGATCGTTGGCCGAGTCAAAGACGATCCATCTCGGCTGCCTCTTCAGAACGTTCTTAACGATAGGGGCAAAGTCCTCCTCATTCCATTGGTTAAATGGGTTAACCACCCAGACACGGGGAGAGCCTGCCATCAGACGAGTAGTGTAGGGAAGCTTTGTGACCACGTGCACTCCCTCCTTCTCATGAACCTGTAGGAATGCTGTGCGTTCACGGAGTAGGGTGGCAGCGGTTGACGACACTGCCACGCCGGAGACGAAATGCCGAGCTGAGCCATCCGGCAATTTGCTCTCTACCGAGGACGATCGCATGAGCGGAGAAGTGGGGCTGACGACAAAGTAGGCAGTATGGGCCACGACTGCGAGAGGCCCCAAAATGCCTATGAAAACACAGGCAGTCACGGTTCGCAGAGTGAACCTACCGCTGAAGCGTGACAAAGGATTGTCAAACCGAAGTGAATCCACAGAAGCAGCGAACAGTCCCCGCGGGAGCAAGAACGGGAGGAAGTAGAGCTGCGCCCACAGATTCACAGGAAACGCCCTGTTCACGTAGTAGGCGAGCCACAATAAACTCATGACAGATATGGCGAAGACGACACGCTCACGGTGGGAGAGGCCTCGTCTAACAGCACGGGGGTACATGCTAGCACATCGATAGGCCCCAAGGATCGCCATCATCACGAATGTGGGATCATAATACAGCGGCGAACCCGAAAACCCGCTGCCTGAGATTCGCAAAAGCGTATCAAACAGGCGATCCAAATTCGCGGGCATCTCTCCGAAAGTCAGGCGATGCAAAAGAAGGTAAATAGCCCACAATACCGCGCTCCCCAGGGTAAAGGTAGTCAGAACCCGGACAATGGCCCCCATCCTGAGCTTGGAACCTCTTTGAGTCAGCAGGAACACCATGCTCCCTGCCGCTACAAGGATCGCAATCTCAGGTGAGTGAAGGAGAAGGAATCCAGTCAATACACCGAGTGCCGAGGATGCGACGTTTATGCTAGCTCCCCGGCACGTGAGAAACAAAAGCACTGCGAGGGGCAAGCCAATAAATCGCCATCCTGACAAGTTTGGAAGTAAGATAGCGCCATTACTTGTCGCCATATAGGGACCGATCAGGGCCGCTCCTGTAAATACCAAGATGCTGGACCGTGACGACCAGAGATGGAACGACAACAAAGCAAGCAACAAGAACGCGACCTGGAGCACTTGTACGAGTCGAATGTGGCCTGCAAAATCCATCCGCCCAAACAACAACTCCAGCATGCCAATGAAGCCTGGGCCGGCCAAGCCGTAGAGGGGGAGAATGTCCGAGTACGCGACCATCCCATCTCGAAGTTGCTCAGCGCCTCCTACCACTGCGTCGAAGTGCCAGTCCACGATCTTGAACAGCAAATCGGATTCCAGCGATGGCAGCGCCAAAAATCCCGGGATGATCATTGTCGCAAGATAGACGACGAGCAATACCCACAGCAGTTTAGTGAAGGGGCCGGCTCCAATCTTGCGCCGAAGAAGAT from Roseimicrobium gellanilyticum harbors:
- a CDS encoding class I SAM-dependent methyltransferase translates to MGTGAVVIFVTLLVFVLHATMAIFGKKPNLEKERIAQLKKEIAVLKQVRDVQKLKIAEQKRQLQEYWALNVPKELDYNADALCVWAKNLEFLKEPRFQQAYQRGIKSGQKIGGELNRDIHIEWRVHVAVWAATHALRLKGDFVECGVNTGVLSLAICQYVDFNRSGKQFFLFDTYCGIPEEQLEHSTGNTIYEECYDMVKGNFAAFTGAKLVRGMIPESLSFENIGDVSYLSIDLNNSTAEVAAIEFFWPKLVVGGVVLLDDYGWREAHVQKTALDQFAKSVKAEILTLPTGQGLLLKA
- a CDS encoding transposase, with the protein product MRALGHQPCFPTKKNRKHQLRIPKKLYRTRYRVENFFCRLKRWGCTATRRDKLAQNFLSLIHFAAVIDWLRS
- a CDS encoding zeta toxin family protein produces the protein MALQFSPEQMMAQRAVKTGLATRKQVQQRGQAGDTLVTDADFGATSLDTVSDSISGTNAAQERVVEDGEYDTTLHMAEVTAPEAADAEVAGQILGMSRTAFKEGVARTTIRLYEGATPLTLIEEKLEGDASVMMREPRKRTWLLDTLRDVERRTGMKLFRTAEDAQITDGDIKEAWSHLGQYYFVGRAKHGDAATLARWKEKGFREMFADIMGSKAGPTMQAYETFFRSVWRRGAELEEMRRAGTLDGDLEGTLKRALGMDGGQVSAMNTTDENDASDSLSQFPMEAPMTDIMNGAIQGREVFHVEEEAADLGAEFSDNWGEISFSLGPQELGAPSPMRDASGKINVEGWRSTKLKGALAAHDSRFKDLIDDREHADAIYRQIPETKGGKVLGTDLSRMIDENYRTSREWRIDYGRATVHAAAIDAADRLFRELASPNGRTKILFTAGGVGAGKSTVVDDAMIADYDLVFDGTLRNTAEAIQSIEYAIDHGWTVDIQYVQRPIGLALKGVVNRADELGRWGPITDVPQAHLDAQKSIVTIAKHFANEPRVTIEYWYNDDEIKGVMPKVINLGRIQGGGDLSLTAGDFIGSSRKAVVETFREAVRNRGKAGEPGDFSEGSAVRFDPVVLERLARPDLELQAIFWQEVLSGNNQELKGLNQQQRNNWAIQEAKQILRLPDGTPGKAVMSRLDNDTRKRWKQWLQEPQSRDQTGKSP
- a CDS encoding zincin-like metallopeptidase toxin domain-containing protein, which produces MKLFRTAEDAQITDGDIKEAWSHLGQYYFVGRAKHGDAATLARWKEKGFREMFADIMGSKAGPTMQAYETFFRSVWRRGAELEEMRRAGTLDGDLEGALRRSLGMGDELSSAPSPSSNSMAGEGNVDAEGRTLGENNGETSFAELPKQRQDKPGSWEEVKRGHTWNSAKKFLPKLKDNRKSFALKRGTWEVLVQRLAKWLGQMQKVSDPWGAKVLLANPQSKGRFADPMENRAAHLIGENDAAKTENRTLDPEKLDWIGSVMQTIADAQVRVTNGKETFYFRSYAEGVHMVIVEDGAVKDQYGVVTQYAPELSKTEFEGALVEHVRRNPGLAPQGGPGAAGIPTQPQSQTAQTPQPGAQQDTTTSEAGSQSMSLLPDVPNPSMEQHLNATSTGLTSSEELHNRIGKLRSVRRDRILGEMDAAPFRGTGNYGGILLTEGMLKAIETRIAELTPHGEAKWTLVRNSDTYLKDFTARAGFNPTTCQMHLRSDATYFDYFHELCHATMRAQLGSVEEYYKIREYDREMYVFDQIAKNEHRFTEEEIDRAIEDALHYYNKCGPRTHQYKIGK